From the genome of Nocardia sp. NBC_01503, one region includes:
- a CDS encoding SRPBCC family protein, translating into MGHMKYASDVGAPVEVAFTYTDNHQFVPDWAFAVAAFEPLGDSDHGSGAIFGATLRIGFWHPVIECEITDYRRNAVIEYTLRRRGTGKSAPAQGHDGNSPCSAPLCVITLRFDPLGYGRAVLTSETEYWAPQGLTGRLLSRMLAAAVQSAVRRTESQLRREIEEFHGTDLVGRIA; encoded by the coding sequence ATGGGCCACATGAAATACGCGAGTGACGTCGGGGCACCGGTGGAGGTCGCGTTCACGTACACGGACAACCATCAGTTCGTACCCGACTGGGCCTTCGCGGTCGCCGCCTTCGAACCGCTCGGAGACAGCGATCATGGCTCCGGAGCCATCTTCGGAGCAACCCTGCGGATCGGTTTCTGGCATCCGGTCATCGAATGCGAGATCACCGACTACCGCCGCAACGCGGTCATCGAGTACACCCTGCGCAGGCGCGGGACGGGGAAGTCAGCGCCCGCGCAGGGTCACGACGGCAACTCGCCGTGCAGCGCGCCACTGTGCGTCATCACCCTGCGCTTCGATCCGCTCGGCTACGGTCGAGCGGTGCTGACCTCGGAAACCGAGTACTGGGCCCCGCAAGGGCTCACCGGCCGCCTGCTCTCCCGAATGCTGGCTGCCGCCGTACAATCGGCCGTGCGACGCACCGAATCGCAATTGCGAAGGGAGATAGAGGAATTCCACGGAACGGATCTTGTCGGCCGGATTGCGTAG
- the lhgO gene encoding L-2-hydroxyglutarate oxidase, which yields MYDYCVIGGGIVGVATAHRILDRHPGASLLLVEKAQALAVHQTGHNSGVIHSGIYYEPGSLKARLCRAGAEQTKDFAAAHDIPFRVCGKLLVATDSAEHARMLALYERSVTNGVEVELLDAAELTRREPRVTGVGALFVPSTGIIDYTRVTTALADAVRAAGGEIVLGAEITAIDENSDGVTVSGPAGSWRAARLVVCGGLQADRLARLAGVGSDLRIVPFRGEYYQLPPERGDLVRTLIYPIPDPELPFLGVHLSPTIDGELTVGPNAVLGLAREGYRKGSVNLRDAREILGFRGFHRVAAANVRTGLREMRNSIFRRGYLAECRRYCPELTVADLLPREAGIRAQAVRADGTLVHDFLIERTPRSVHVLNAPSPAATSALPIAAHIAAQLDD from the coding sequence GTGTACGACTACTGCGTGATCGGCGGCGGCATCGTCGGGGTGGCCACCGCGCACCGCATTCTCGACCGGCATCCGGGTGCGAGCCTGCTGCTGGTCGAGAAGGCGCAGGCGCTGGCGGTGCATCAGACCGGGCACAACAGCGGAGTCATCCACTCCGGCATCTACTACGAACCCGGCAGTCTCAAAGCCCGGCTGTGCCGCGCCGGGGCGGAACAGACCAAGGACTTCGCCGCCGCACACGACATTCCGTTCCGGGTGTGCGGAAAGCTGCTGGTGGCCACCGACTCCGCCGAACACGCGCGCATGCTGGCGCTGTACGAGCGGTCGGTGACCAACGGCGTCGAGGTGGAGCTGCTCGACGCCGCCGAGCTCACCCGACGCGAACCACGGGTCACCGGAGTCGGCGCGCTGTTCGTGCCGAGCACCGGGATCATCGACTACACGCGGGTCACCACCGCGCTCGCCGACGCGGTGCGCGCGGCCGGGGGTGAGATCGTGCTCGGCGCGGAGATCACCGCCATCGACGAGAACTCGGACGGGGTAACGGTTTCCGGCCCCGCCGGGAGTTGGCGGGCGGCACGGCTGGTGGTGTGCGGTGGCCTACAGGCCGATCGGCTGGCCCGGCTCGCCGGCGTAGGGTCCGACCTGCGCATCGTCCCGTTCCGCGGCGAGTACTACCAATTACCGCCGGAGCGCGGGGATCTGGTGCGGACGCTCATATACCCCATTCCGGATCCCGAATTGCCGTTCCTGGGTGTGCATTTGAGCCCCACCATCGACGGCGAACTGACCGTCGGCCCCAATGCGGTGCTCGGGCTGGCGCGCGAGGGGTATCGCAAGGGGAGCGTGAATCTGCGGGACGCGCGGGAGATCCTGGGGTTCCGGGGATTTCACCGGGTGGCGGCCGCCAATGTGCGGACCGGGCTGCGCGAGATGCGCAATTCGATTTTCCGGCGCGGATATCTGGCGGAGTGCCGTCGGTACTGCCCGGAGCTGACGGTAGCGGATCTGTTGCCACGCGAGGCCGGGATTCGCGCGCAGGCGGTGCGAGCCGATGGGACGCTGGTGCACGATTTCCTGATCGAGCGGACGCCGCGCTCGGTGCATGTGCTGAATGCGCCGTCACCGGCGGCGACCTCGGCGCTGCCGATCGCGGCGCATATCGCCGCACAATTGGACGATTGA
- a CDS encoding TIGR03084 family metal-binding protein, protein MADLEALLADFTAECDDLDRLIADLDPAEWQRDTPAAGWTIAHQIGHLTWTDRVAVLAATDAPAFDAVVQAALPKALTFVDEAAEEEAKTPAPELLAAWRRDRLALVEALRTVPAGTKLPWFGPPMSAASMVTARLMETWAHGQDVADALGVTREPTDRLKNVAHLGVRTRNFAYMTHGRAAPAEEFRIELTAPGGDIWSWGPIDAPQRITGPAMDFCLAVTQRRHLDDLALRVTGADAIEWLGLAQAFAGPPGAGRTAGQFD, encoded by the coding sequence ATGGCCGATCTCGAGGCGCTGCTCGCCGACTTCACCGCCGAGTGCGACGATCTGGACCGGCTCATCGCCGATCTCGACCCTGCCGAATGGCAGCGCGACACACCCGCGGCCGGCTGGACCATTGCCCATCAGATCGGGCATCTGACCTGGACCGATCGCGTCGCCGTACTGGCCGCGACCGATGCGCCGGCCTTCGATGCCGTGGTCCAGGCCGCCCTGCCCAAGGCGCTCACCTTCGTGGACGAGGCCGCCGAGGAAGAAGCCAAGACTCCCGCGCCCGAACTGCTCGCCGCCTGGCGGCGCGATCGGCTCGCCCTGGTCGAGGCGCTGCGCACGGTGCCCGCCGGAACCAAACTGCCGTGGTTCGGACCGCCCATGAGCGCGGCGTCCATGGTGACCGCGCGACTCATGGAGACCTGGGCGCACGGACAGGATGTGGCGGACGCGCTCGGCGTCACCCGCGAACCGACCGACCGGTTGAAGAATGTCGCGCACTTGGGCGTGCGAACTCGCAACTTCGCGTATATGACGCATGGGCGCGCCGCGCCCGCCGAAGAGTTCCGAATCGAACTGACCGCGCCCGGCGGCGACATCTGGAGCTGGGGACCGATCGACGCGCCGCAGCGAATCACCGGCCCCGCCATGGACTTCTGCCTCGCCGTCACCCAGCGCCGCCACCTCGACGACCTCGCCCTGCGAGTGACGGGTGCGGATGCGATCGAATGGCTGGGTCTGGCACAGGCTTTCGCCGGTCCGCCCGGAGCGGGCCGGACGGCGGGTCAGTTCGACTGA